One segment of Geminicoccaceae bacterium DNA contains the following:
- the rplR gene encoding 50S ribosomal protein L18, protein MLNSKQKHLRREMRSRFALRQRSKGRLRLSVFRSGRHIYGQIIDDVAGRTIAAASTLDKDLRSALKTGADQEAAKKVGELLARRAKAEGIEQVVFDRGGYRYHGRVKALADGAREAGLAF, encoded by the coding sequence ATGCTAAATTCTAAGCAAAAGCATCTTCGGCGTGAAATGAGGTCTCGCTTCGCTTTGCGGCAGCGATCGAAGGGGCGGTTGAGGCTTTCGGTGTTTCGTTCTGGCCGGCATATTTACGGTCAGATTATCGATGATGTGGCAGGTAGGACAATTGCAGCAGCATCAACGCTTGACAAGGATTTGCGGTCGGCACTTAAAACGGGTGCTGATCAGGAAGCCGCAAAAAAGGTAGGTGAGTTGTTGGCTCGACGCGCGAAAGCCGAAGGAATTGAGCAAGTTGTGTTCGATCGTGGTGGCTATCGGTATCACGGACGGGTCAAGGCGCTCGCGGATGGTGCCCGTGAAGCCGGCTTGGCGTTTTAA
- the rplF gene encoding 50S ribosomal protein L6, whose amino-acid sequence MSRIGKHAVVVPSGVTVAIDGQEVVVKGKLGELSETLPQEIAVELNDGAVKVAPRNEDKRGRQMWGLSRSLVQNMVTGVSQGFTRNLVIAGVGYRAAVDGRVLNLQLGYSHDIKFAIPEDVKIVCESPTAISISGAEKRRVGQIASEIRSFRKPEPYKGKGIRYSDEAILRKEGKKK is encoded by the coding sequence ATGTCGCGTATCGGAAAACATGCTGTCGTGGTTCCCAGTGGAGTAACCGTGGCAATTGATGGCCAGGAGGTTGTCGTCAAGGGCAAGCTTGGCGAGCTATCGGAAACGTTGCCACAGGAAATTGCCGTTGAACTCAATGATGGGGCAGTGAAAGTTGCACCTCGCAACGAGGACAAGCGCGGGCGGCAGATGTGGGGACTTTCTCGGTCTCTGGTTCAGAACATGGTCACCGGTGTCAGCCAGGGCTTCACCCGCAACTTGGTGATTGCCGGTGTTGGATATCGCGCGGCAGTTGACGGCAGGGTCTTGAACTTGCAGCTTGGTTACAGCCACGATATCAAGTTCGCGATTCCGGAAGATGTGAAGATCGTCTGTGAATCGCCCACTGCGATCAGTATCAGTGGTGCTGAAAAGCGGCGAGTGGGGCAGATCGCCTCCGAGATCCGGAGTTTTCGTAAGCCAGAGCCTTACAAGGGTAAGGGGATTCGTTACTCTGATGAGGCGATCCTGCGCAAGGAAGGCAAGAAGAAATAG
- the rpsH gene encoding 30S ribosomal protein S8 — MSMSDPLGDMLTRIRNGQMAYKSSVRSPMSKLRLNVLDVLRREGYIRGYDAVEDNPTKRELSIELKYQNGEPVIRQLKRVSRPGRRIYAGVSDLPRVYNGLGIAILSTPRGVISDNEAREQHVGGEILCTVF, encoded by the coding sequence ATGTCCATGAGTGACCCGCTTGGCGATATGCTCACTCGTATTCGCAACGGACAGATGGCGTACAAGAGCTCCGTTCGTTCTCCAATGTCCAAACTTCGCTTGAACGTTCTCGATGTGTTGCGTCGGGAGGGATATATTCGAGGTTACGACGCGGTTGAAGACAATCCTACAAAACGGGAGCTGTCGATCGAGCTTAAGTATCAAAATGGTGAACCTGTCATCCGGCAACTCAAGCGTGTCAGTCGTCCCGGCAGGCGAATCTACGCGGGCGTGAGTGATCTGCCTCGGGTCTATAACGGTCTCGGCATTGCCATACTGTCGACACCGCGGGGAGTGATCTCCGACAATGAGGCCCGCGAGCAGCATGTCGGTGGTGAAATTCTCTGCACGGTGTTTTGA
- the rpsN gene encoding 30S ribosomal protein S14: MAKKGMIEKNNRRRAMVDRYADKRASLKALISNKEGDPEERFEAVLALAKLPRNSSKVRVRNRCNLTGRPRAYYRKFGLSRIALRDLASEGLVPGVVKASW, encoded by the coding sequence ATGGCCAAGAAAGGCATGATCGAGAAGAACAATCGTCGTCGCGCGATGGTAGACAGGTATGCAGACAAGCGTGCATCGCTTAAGGCGCTCATTTCCAACAAGGAAGGTGATCCGGAAGAGCGGTTTGAGGCGGTGCTTGCACTTGCCAAGCTGCCGCGCAACAGTTCGAAGGTGCGTGTCCGCAACAGATGTAATCTGACAGGACGCCCACGTGCCTATTATCGAAAATTTGGTCTTTCACGTATTGCACTTCGGGATCTGGCCTCTGAAGGCCTGGTACCGGGTGTCGTCAAGGCTAGCTGGTAA
- the rplE gene encoding 50S ribosomal protein L5 produces MDEERTMTRLKQHYDKVVRKNLTEKFGYKNSMEVPRLDKIVINMAVGKAVSDSKKLTNAVAELTKISGQKPYTCRARKSVANFKLREGMAIGAKVTLRRERMYEFLDRLVTIALPRVRDFRGISDKSFDGRGNYAFGLKEQIVFPEINYDEVDEMRGMDVIICTTAKTDDEARELLRGFDMPFRK; encoded by the coding sequence ATCGATGAGGAACGGACAATGACTCGATTGAAGCAACATTATGACAAGGTTGTCCGCAAGAACCTCACTGAAAAGTTCGGGTACAAAAACTCGATGGAAGTTCCAAGGCTGGACAAGATCGTCATCAACATGGCGGTTGGCAAAGCTGTTTCGGACAGTAAGAAGCTGACCAATGCCGTCGCCGAACTTACGAAGATCAGTGGCCAGAAGCCCTATACATGCCGGGCACGCAAGTCTGTTGCCAATTTCAAACTTCGTGAAGGCATGGCGATCGGAGCGAAGGTCACGCTCAGACGTGAACGGATGTACGAGTTTCTGGATCGGTTGGTCACAATTGCGCTGCCTCGTGTTCGGGATTTTCGGGGTATTTCGGACAAGAGCTTTGACGGCCGGGGGAATTATGCTTTCGGTCTGAAGGAACAGATCGTCTTTCCCGAGATCAATTACGATGAGGTTGACGAGATGCGGGGAATGGACGTCATCATTTGCACCACGGCCAAGACCGATGATGAAGCAAGAGAGCTTTTGCGCGGTTTCGACATGCCGTTCCGGAAATAA
- the rplX gene encoding 50S ribosomal protein L24, translated as MAARIRKGDKVIVLAGRDRGHEGEVVKVLPNEQRVIVSGVAMIKRHEKPGPRGEGGIISREAPISVSNVAHVDPKDGKPTRVGFRYLEDGKKVRFSKRSGEIIDR; from the coding sequence ATGGCTGCCAGGATTAGAAAGGGCGACAAGGTTATCGTACTCGCCGGGCGCGACAGGGGGCACGAAGGCGAAGTCGTCAAGGTACTGCCGAACGAACAGCGTGTGATCGTGTCTGGTGTTGCAATGATTAAGCGTCATGAGAAGCCAGGCCCTCGTGGCGAGGGGGGCATCATCAGCCGCGAAGCGCCGATTTCGGTGTCCAATGTCGCTCACGTTGATCCAAAGGACGGAAAACCGACGCGTGTCGGTTTCAGATATCTCGAAGATGGCAAGAAGGTCCGCTTTTCCAAGCGCTCCGGCGAGATCATCGATCGATGA
- the rplN gene encoding 50S ribosomal protein L14 encodes MIQPESNLDVADNSGARRVQCIRVLGGSQRRYGSVGDVIVVAVKEAIPRGRVKKGDVHRAVIVRTAKEIHRPDGTAIRFDRNAAVLINNAGEPIGTRIFGPVTRELRAKRFMKIISLAPEVL; translated from the coding sequence ATGATTCAGCCAGAATCAAATCTCGACGTTGCCGACAATTCCGGTGCACGTCGTGTTCAGTGTATTCGCGTACTTGGCGGATCCCAGCGTAGATATGGTTCCGTTGGCGATGTCATTGTCGTGGCCGTCAAGGAGGCCATTCCGCGTGGTCGTGTGAAGAAAGGTGATGTACATCGAGCGGTCATCGTTCGGACGGCCAAGGAGATTCATCGACCTGATGGCACGGCCATTCGGTTCGACCGGAATGCCGCTGTGTTGATCAACAACGCGGGGGAACCGATTGGTACTCGTATCTTTGGTCCGGTGACCCGCGAGTTGCGCGCCAAAAGATTTATGAAGATCATCAGTCTTGCGCCGGAGGTGCTCTGA
- the rpsQ gene encoding 30S ribosomal protein S17 — MPRRVLQGTVVSDKGDKTVIVNVERRLMHPLYKKYIRRSKRYAAHDDANQFKVGDVVRIRECRPISKSKRWEVLTDQSDAAAVVGG, encoded by the coding sequence ATGCCTAGGCGCGTTTTGCAGGGTACGGTTGTCAGCGACAAGGGCGACAAGACGGTGATCGTCAATGTCGAACGTCGTTTGATGCATCCCTTGTATAAGAAGTACATTCGTCGTTCGAAGCGCTACGCTGCTCACGATGATGCCAATCAGTTCAAGGTTGGTGATGTCGTACGTATCCGTGAATGTCGTCCTATTTCGAAGAGCAAACGCTGGGAAGTCCTTACTGACCAGTCCGATGCCGCCGCTGTAGTGGGAGGCTAG
- the rpmC gene encoding 50S ribosomal protein L29, translating into MKASDARAQTVDQLGDQLIQLKKEQFNLRFQKATGQLEGTSRVREVRRDIARIMTVLHERRAAENPTSAV; encoded by the coding sequence ATGAAGGCTTCCGACGCGCGTGCGCAGACGGTCGATCAGTTGGGTGATCAACTGATTCAGCTCAAAAAAGAGCAATTCAATTTGAGGTTTCAAAAGGCAACAGGCCAGCTTGAGGGAACTTCGCGAGTTCGCGAAGTGCGCCGTGATATCGCCCGGATCATGACAGTGCTGCATGAGCGCCGCGCGGCTGAAAATCCGACTTCGGCGGTCTAA
- the rplP gene encoding 50S ribosomal protein L16 produces the protein MLQPKRTKFRKAHKGRIHGLAKGGAALNFGAFGMKATEPGRITARQIEAARRAITRHLKRAGRVWIRVFPDKPVSKKPAEVRMGKGKGSVEFWVAPVKPGRIMFEIDGVPGELAEEAIRRGSAKLPIGTRFVRRVQEV, from the coding sequence ATGTTGCAACCGAAACGAACAAAATTTCGCAAGGCCCATAAGGGGCGCATTCACGGTCTCGCAAAGGGTGGGGCTGCGTTGAATTTTGGGGCCTTCGGCATGAAGGCGACCGAACCTGGACGCATTACCGCGAGGCAGATTGAGGCCGCTCGTCGGGCGATTACCCGACATTTGAAACGTGCGGGGCGGGTGTGGATACGCGTCTTTCCGGACAAGCCGGTATCGAAGAAGCCGGCTGAGGTGCGGATGGGCAAGGGCAAGGGATCGGTTGAATTCTGGGTTGCTCCCGTGAAGCCCGGTCGCATCATGTTTGAAATTGACGGTGTTCCGGGAGAACTGGCTGAAGAGGCTATTCGGCGGGGTTCGGCGAAGTTGCCGATCGGTACGCGTTTCGTGCGTCGCGTTCAGGAGGTTTAA